The following is a genomic window from Sciurus carolinensis chromosome 15, mSciCar1.2, whole genome shotgun sequence.
GTGACCTGAAACAACCTTCTGTCTGGAATCTTGAGCCTAAAGTCCAGGTGGCCTCTCTGGGCTACAGCTGGGTTGAGCATGAGAATATGTTACTTTTGTTCTCCGTTCCTGTATTTTTAGGGTGCTTTGTTATGCAGCATTGTCAAAGCATTTGCTGACTCATACACTAGTTATCATTTGATTCCAGTTCTTGGAGAGAGCAGTTCTTTTGGGTTTACTTGGGGTGACCATCCTGGGTCCCTCCAAGCTAGTGGACTGGTAGCTAGAATTGTGGTGATCTATCcacaagggtgtgtgtgtgttccttgtTTTTGGGGGACTGATTTTTAAATGGTCTAGAAAGAGGGAACGGGTTCTTTTGTCAAATCTGTggcgattttttttttctaatgtcttCCGATATTACTTTTTTGCagactggaattttaaaataaggaagacTGATATCTTGAGTAAATTATGTTGATGAATTTAGGGAAAGACTGTGTAGTGACAGACTGATGAATTCAAATTGGCATTCTTCCTCCATAGCTACCCTGTACAGTGTGAACCAAGCAAAAATTATTCAACTTGAAAACAATTAAGGTTGTTAAACACTCAAAGAATATTGTCGAAAATGCAGAGCGTGTTCCCAGTTCTGATGCAGAGATGAACTTCCTGGAACATGAAAGAGAATCAGCATTGATTCTATGGCGTGTTGTTTTCACTGAGAGCTAAACGAAATCCCAGCATCTTCTCCATGTGAGaaaaaggttttcatttttatacaataGCTTCTATGGCTGTGCTGGTGAACCACTCAGTGAACGTGTAGTTTTTATGAACTGTTAAAACAATGAAATCCATGTGTTGGTCTCTGAGAATGTGAACATTGTACGAGGCTGATACAAGAGAATAATCAAGAGAAAAGAGATCACGCAATAGAATTGTGGGACTGCGGGATCTGATCTTCTTAGCTGCAAGTATAAGAAAACCAAAGTCAAATTTGTTTAAATGATACAGGGAGTAGTAGGTCAACGTCCCAGTCAAGTCCTGGATTTGCTCAATCTATCAGGATGTTGGAACAACCTAAGGTTGACTGTCCCAGGGGTGAAAGGTGGCAGTTAGCAACCATCATGGCTATTTCAGGGTTTTACTCATGCTTATTGGCGGGGACAGAGCAAAGCTTTGTTGTAGCTATCACTGAAAAAAGATTTCCCCACCAAGAGCATCCTAAAAAATGTCCACTTTCATCTCTTTGGATGGGGTCACGTGGCTACCTTCAAACTCATCCTTATGGCTAAGCAGTTGGTATGGATCCACCTGTGGGGGGTGTCAGCTCAATGCTGGCCACGGGGGGCACCAAGGGGGGCCTCCGCAGGAGTTCCCGGGTAGCATGGGAAAGTTTCCGACAGGCTAGGTGAGGTGAGGTGAGAGGCGGGTGATCTTGGGGAAGGGACCCTTGGGCAGGTGCAGAGGTCTCCGGGAACATTCCCAGCAGGAGGGAAGGAGCTGGCGTCTAAAGAATGAACAGGAGTTTAATGATCAAAGGAGGAGAGAATTTAATAACATcatatttaaaaagcagttttattgGTGAGCCTGAAGTAGCAACTAGTCTAGAAGAAAcatcttaaataaaaagaaatgaggtacTGGGAAGGAGACCTCTCCAGATGTGGCAGTGAACTTTCCAAAGACCATCTGCATTCCCAGCTAAGAAATCGCAGGGCCCCTCTGATGAGTGACACAATCCCTGAGAAAGGAACATGGTGGGCTCAGTTTGCTGATTAGGATTTATGTACTTCTAGAAGGAAAGGATTtggccgtctatggactgagacctctgaaactgtgagccccaaataaactttccctcttctggGTTGGTTGGGTCCAGTTTTTCTGAGATGAAAAGctaagacagaaataaaacaaaatgagcaCTGGATTTGTTGAGTGGTCGCTCTAGTCTCCGTGGGCAAGGCAGTGCTCCGAATGGTGTTGGAGGGGATCATAAAGCACCCCACTGCTGTGTGTGCTCACATGGTTGCTAGGGTGCTATTTGGGAAAAAGAAAGTGTCCAATAACAGGGACAACTGAAGAGCTTAGCCTAtatctttttcactttatttaccTGATTATTTTTCTGCAAGAAACTGGTCATTCCTACTCCACTTatcctgtctcagaatagaaAAGTAATTGCAATCCCTGCCCAGTCTATTTAGCAAAGTCAGGGTAACCTGAATACCAAGATCTGATAAAGACAATATGAAGACGAGAAAACTGCAAATAAATCCAGCAAGATTTTGAAGAAACAATGCCTGTCAGCCACCAGGCTTCCTTTGGGAAGCAATGTCATGTCAGGTGATATGCCTGGGCTCCCCGGCCAGCCTGCCAGGCTTCCGAGTCCCCTCTGCACTGCTGTCCAGGTTGGGAAGGTGGATTTGCTGGGTGACCTATGCAAGTGTAGGCTCCCTCCTTGTGCAACGGAATGGCAATAGTACCCACTTCTGGGACTTTGACGCATAACACATCTGCAGGTAGGCTCCCAGACGCATGCCACCTGCAGGCACGGAAGGCCCTGTGCAGGTAATTCAGACAACCTGCTTTCACAGAAGTCTCTACTTTCTGCATTTCATCGAGTAATCAGAATCTTCCAGAGCCCTTTCTGATCTTGGAAAAGAGAAGTAAATAGGGGAACTCTAGTCTTCTGATGTTTTAATTCAGCTCTTCCTCTGCACACCCACAGCCCTGTGCTCTGAAGAGGAGCAGATTCCCTCTGTGGCTGTCACCCTGGCACAAGAACTCCCAGTGACATTAGACCTCCTAGATCGTGGTGTCCAGTATTTACATGGGCAGGGGTCTGTGAGGCAGAGACACGCCGAGGGCTTCCAGGCTTTCCCCAGAGAATGAGCATTGGGGTACACCAGTGACCTCTGTTCCGGAGAAACACAGGCAGAACGATCTTTGAGCTGGACGGCATTTTAACCAGtgcaagagaggaggagggaaaagggtAAAAGGCAAGAAGAACAATTGGAAAAAATCACGTGGGCGGACGCCCTTGGGGCAGGAGCGGCCGCTCGCGGTAGCAGCAGCCACTACTTGGCAGGTGTGGTTCCCCAGGCTGGCCCGGGCGCCCGGGCGCGGGTGCAGGTGCTGCTCTACAGCGCCGGACCGCTAGGTGGTACCGAAAACCCAGGCTCCTGGGCTCTGCCCGGCTGAGAACGGTTGCGGAGAGGAGGGACGCGCGGGTCCGAGGGGCGGCGACACGGGGTGGGCAGGCTGCATAAAGGCCAAGCGGCGCGGCGGCAGCCGCTGGCTCTCCGCGGGACGAGGACGCGTCCCGGCGATGGCCCTGAGCTCGCGGAGGCGGTCCCGGCGCGTGGACACCGGGTGCCCAGGCTGAGCGCCGTGCAAGACCAGAGCCCGGGAGGAGCGCCGGTAAATAGCCAAACTTTCCATTTCCTTGAAATCGCCCCGAAACGAATGCACAATCGTGCCTACCCCAGAGGTGGCAGAGAGCAGGGCGGCGGTGGCTAGCTCGGCTAGCTGGGCGCggtgaacttttaaaaaagctGGATGTGATGTTTAATATTCTAGTATTCTTGGTCGGTATCTCTGGGATAGAACTGGACATAAATATATAACAACTATGCATATTACAGTTCCATAAATGCTTATGATTATCAGTATGAACAAGGATAAGGACAAATTCTCTCTCCCCAGATGTGATCTGAGTTTGGAGGGCAAAAGGAGTTTTGAATATACATCAGGAAGGTGAAATTGAATAACAAAGGAACAAGTGTCTGTCGTCCTTGATAAACGTAAATGGCTGGGTTCTTCATATGCGTTCCTGCGGAACTTACAAAGCTGTTAATCAGACTTTTGTGGAATTTCAAATAATGCAGAATTCAGGGAGAAATATTGATTACGGGAAAAACAGCCCCATTTTTCTTAACTTTGACCTGTTTGTGCAGGCGAAGCTTAGGGGCTGAAGGCAGTCACTTCCACATGAGATCATGCTCCAGGTAACAGAACCATTGTTACGGTCTCGGTTACTGAGGTGTGCGCTGTGCAGTCTGAATCACAGGGGGTTTGAGAACAGTCAGAGCCAATGTGAAGAATGCAAATATGGGTCTTGAGAAATCTGTGCTCACTGGAGGAGCGTGTGGTGCCGTAGCCTCAGGAATGTGAAAATCTGGAGACAGGCTGGGGTTTTATGAGATTTTTGTAGGCTGTAGGGGACTTCAATTTTGAGAGTAAACTTGGGGTCAGGACAACAGGCATAAAAAGTGAAACCACCCTGGATGCACAGAGATGAAAGCCCCTCTATTCAGAGAAAGGCGAAAGGATGTGAGTTTACAGGAAGATCAGGAAATTCTAGGTCTGAGTGTTGGAGGGGCAGTATCGCAGGGATCAGGAATGTAAGCCAGAATGTTCATTCATCCCCTTTCATGGGTTGTGATGACTTTtgggtccttccttccttccttccttccttccttccttccttcctcccttccttccttccttccttccttccttcctttctttcgtGTATTCTTAACCTTTTGGATCATGACAAATCCTGTCTTGCAGTAAACTTGCTGGTGTTTTTCTCCAGCGATGAACTCCTCCTTTCACCTGCATTTCTTGGACCTCAGCCTGAATGCCACCGAGGGCAACCTTTCAGGACTCAATGTCAAGAACAAGTCTTCGCCCTGCGAGGACATGGGCATTGCTGTGGAGGTGTTTCTGACACTGGGTCTCATCAGCCTCTTGGAGAACATCTTGGTGATCGGCGCCATCGTGAAGAACAAGAACTTGCAttcacccatgtacttcttcgtGTGCAGCTTAGCGGTAGCCGACATGCTGGTCAGCATGTCCAACGCCTGGGAGACCATCGCCATCTACCTGATAAATAACAAGCACCTGGTGATGGCGGACACCTTCGTGCGTCACATTGACAATGTGTTCGACTCCATGATCTGCATTTCCGTGGTGGCCTCTATGTGCAGCTTGCTGGCCATCGCGGTGGACAGGTACGTCACCATCTTCTACGCGCTGCGCTACCATCACATCATGACGGCCAAGCGCGCCGGGGTGATCATCGCCTGCATCTGGACCTTCTGCACCGGGTGCGGCATCGTCTTCATCCTGTACTACGAGTCCACCTACGTCATTGTCTGCCTCATCTCCATGTTCTTCACCATGCTCTTCCTCATGGTGTCCCTGTACATACACATGTTCCTCCTGGCGCGGACCCACGTCAAGCGCATCGCCGCCGCGCCCGGGTACAGCTCGGTGCGGCAGAGGACCAGCATGAAGGGCGCCATCACGCTCACCATGCTGCTGGGCGTCTTCATCGTGTGCtgggcccccttcttcctccaccTCGTCCTCATGCTCTCGTGCCCGCAGAACGTCTACTGCTCTTGCTTCATGTCCCACTTCAACATGTACCTCATACTCATTATGTGTAACTCTGTGATAGACCCGCTGATATACGCCTTCCGCAGCCAGGAGATGCGGAAGACCTTCAAGGAGATTCTTTGTTGCCACGGCTTCCGAACCACCTGCAGGTTCCCGAGCAGGTATTAAACACAAGGCCTCCTCTCTCCGGCTCTCAGAGCTGGTGAGGTCCAGCCAAGGAGTAAGGAGGATTCCTGGGAATCCAAACTGCATTCCCTAGAGCTCTTCCCCAGCTCAGACGTGGGCTCCTTTTCTCCTGTGGTTATTGTCGTGTCAAACAAGTGCGTGTTGCTTATCCATTTCAGAAATGGTCTGTGACAATTTctcactgtccctcttcatcctcctgTTTCTCGATTCCATCCTCCATCTGTGTCCTCAGGGAATGTACAATATACAGAGTGTGAGTCTAAGCTGCACAACAGGCTGCTATGGAAAGAAAAACTATGAATATCTACATTaagtatgattcttttttttttttttgccctagAAGCAGGTCTGTACTTTGCTTGGTTCACTGTAGAGTAATGCATGCTTTCCAGGAAAGAATAGATggtaaaattctttccttttgaaatgcCCTGTTCACTTGTGATGGATGTCTCTATGGCCCTCCTTTCCTGAACTTTTGGCTTTGTGGCTTGTATTTATAATTATCCGAAGATGGAATTTCTTTATTATACTTCTGCCAGTCATGGTTTTGCACTTACCCACACATAAAACTGAATGCTACAAACCTTGCCTCGTGTGTTGTGAAAGTCTCTGTGACGACTCCTTACTGTCTTATTCTGACTCAATCCAGGGTCCCAAGTACTTGGGGTATGTCAGGGGCCCTTCCCCTCTCCTGCTGCGTGGAGCACACACCCGAGCTGAGCTGTTTTTAACCTTCTCACCCAGGGTCTGACTTGGTGTCTGAAACCTCATCTGTGTATGCTTTGCACTATCTCAACCTGACCCTAGCGGCCGTTGAAGGTCGGGGGTCCAATCCAGTACCCAGGGAGCCCCATCTTCTCCAATCTAGAATGGAGTGAGAATACCCCAGTTCAGGCCCCAGCTCAGCTGTCAGTGGCCGTGTGGCCTTCCCTGAAATCTCATCTCAGTCTCTGCATCTGTGCTGACCTCCCAGAATGGTCTTGAGGAAAATGATACCTTCCACTGAATGGTAAAGCACTGCAGGGAGgttcttcttattttaaagaaatgatccAGATGGGACACAACTAAGGGCGGATGCAGGGCTCAGTGGTCACAGCAGTGGCCTGGACACTGGCAGACCTGCTACGTGGCCTCTGGGTCCCAGCGTCCTCATCTGAAGGGAAGGGCGTGTGTTCCAGTCTCTTAATGGCTTCTTGGTGTTAGTAATTTCTCTTTGGTTTGGACATTCACATCTAGACTGCTCCCAATgaaggaaaaatgtaaatcaagCAGTCGGTCATTAGGTTCATACAAGAATGAGCTACTATTATGAAGCCTTCTGAAGCCTTCTGAGGCAGAGGAACTTCCTGGGTGAAGTCACAGAAATAACCTAGGGGCATGACCCTCACCCGTGGGATGTAGTCTTGGTAAAAGAGGTGCTGCCTTCAGTAGGAAAGTACATGGGATATCCAGATCTTGGGACACTGGCAAATTAGTAGGTGGTTGACAATTGGACTTTGAAGGGACATCTAGCTCTTCaaacattttctgttcctttttgctAAAACTTCCTGTGTGTGCCCATGAACAGGAAGCAAGTGATCACAATGTGATTATTGTGGGAAACCACAGCCTGGTGTTCCCGCGGATGTCTCGCTGGAGTCTGGGTTCTGTGCAAGCTGCCTCTCATCTGGCACAGAGTAGGCACTCAATTAATGTTTGTAATTGTGGTTAAATAAATGTGTTGACTTTTCTAATAGCCCTGAGTGCTAAGTGACATTTCTAGAGTTCCAATCCTATGGACAGAATCAAACTTTGACTCTTGTGGTTCACATTGGCTCCATCTGGGAACTCAGTTCTCATTTGGCTAATTCTCGGCCCTGGTGCTTCATGGCTCCATACAAGGTCCAACTTTTTACATAAAGGCCTTTAAGGAAATGTCTTTTAATCTGCATATAAATAATACAGTAATAGCTCATGTGTTTAGATGTGTTTCCATTTGGAAGGAATACATGTATCTAGTGATTTGATAGATATCTGTAAATGAACCAATCCTGGCATCCAATACAAaatccctccccaccaccacaaaaagaaaaagaaaaaaagaataaaaatataaatacatgtaaaagTCAAATATTGTATGGTATTGTATGTTAACTTTCCTTTTCTGTAGGAAATTTATTTggtataaaaaatatatgttcaaagaaatggaaagatgtatcaattttaaaaagatgctaacaaaatacacattaaaaaataagatggaagGACCCGAGTGTCCACTTGAACTGGTCGTTTGGATGAGGGCTTTCGGAAGGCCCTTGGTCTTTCTGTCAATTCGTTAGCAGGTCCTGCAAAATAAGAAGGTACATCGATGGCAAATGATGATGGTttgtacttgaaaatatttattgtctgGAGGATGCCCATTTCTCCATTTGAAATGGTTTAACAAATAAAGTAAAGCTTCACATTTGACGTTATGTACTTTCTAAAAGTCTGTGTCTCCATAGACAAGTGTTTGGAGCTTATCATCTCTCGGGAGCTTGGTATGGGGTAGACATGGTACCCATCAGGAGATCCCTGCTCTCCTGGAGCTCAGGAAACAGGAGCTCCTTAGGATGTGACTGTCTGAAGACGTGTGCAAACACTACTCAATC
Proteins encoded in this region:
- the Mc5r gene encoding melanocortin receptor 5, producing MNSSFHLHFLDLSLNATEGNLSGLNVKNKSSPCEDMGIAVEVFLTLGLISLLENILVIGAIVKNKNLHSPMYFFVCSLAVADMLVSMSNAWETIAIYLINNKHLVMADTFVRHIDNVFDSMICISVVASMCSLLAIAVDRYVTIFYALRYHHIMTAKRAGVIIACIWTFCTGCGIVFILYYESTYVIVCLISMFFTMLFLMVSLYIHMFLLARTHVKRIAAAPGYSSVRQRTSMKGAITLTMLLGVFIVCWAPFFLHLVLMLSCPQNVYCSCFMSHFNMYLILIMCNSVIDPLIYAFRSQEMRKTFKEILCCHGFRTTCRFPSRY